CGGCGCGGGTCCGCTCGCTGACCCCCGAGCTGGCCAAGGGCCTGGAGTTCGACCTGGTGGTCCTGCTCGACCCTGACGCCTGGGGCGTCCCGGGCGGCGGCATCGAGGGCGCCGTCGACCGGTACGTCGCGATGACCCGCGCCACGCAGCAGCTGGTCGTGCTCACCACCACCGGGTCGTGAGGCTGGGCGGGTGCCCGTGGCCCCACGGCCCGCTTGCCGGAACGGCAACGGAAGTTGTCGACGCAGTGCCCGGCGGCGCAGGGTGGTGCCATGAGCGACCACGACCACGCGCACCAGCACGACCACGACTCCCACGACGGCGACCCCACGGCCGAGGACTTCTTCGAGCCGGCGGGCTGGGAGGCGCGCTACACCGGCGAGGCCACGATGTGGAGCGGCGAGCCCAACCCGCAGCTGGTGGCCGAGGCCGGTCGGCTGACGCCGGGGTCGGCGCTGGACGTCGGCTGCGGCGAGGGTGGTGACGTGGTCTGGCTGGCCCGCCAGGGCTGGCGCGTGACCGGGGCGGACTTCGCGGCCCAGGGCCTGGCGCGGGCAGCGCGGCACGCCGAGCAGGCCGGCGTCGCCGACCGCACCGACTGGTGGCAGGTCGACGCCCGCCGGTTCGCCGCCGACGGGCGGCTCTTCGACCTCGTCACCACGCACTTCCTGCACCCGCCGGACGGCGGCATGGTCGAGGTGACCCGCCGTCTGGCCGGGGCGGTCGCGCCGGGCGGTCACCTGCTCGTCGTGGGCCACGCGCCGTCGGCGCACCACACCCAGCTCACCGACAGCCACCGGCGCGCGATGTGGGAGGCCGCCGACCTGCTCCCCGGCCTGCCCGAGGGCTTCGAGGCGGTCGTGGTGGAGCAGCGGCCCCGCAGCGTCGAGCGCGACGGCCAGCGCTTCGACATCGAGGACTCCACGCTGCTGGCCCGGCGCACGTCCTAGGCGGGCGGTCGGCACCCGCGGCTAGGCTCGGCGCGC
This genomic interval from Nocardioides scoriae contains the following:
- a CDS encoding class I SAM-dependent methyltransferase, which codes for MSDHDHAHQHDHDSHDGDPTAEDFFEPAGWEARYTGEATMWSGEPNPQLVAEAGRLTPGSALDVGCGEGGDVVWLARQGWRVTGADFAAQGLARAARHAEQAGVADRTDWWQVDARRFAADGRLFDLVTTHFLHPPDGGMVEVTRRLAGAVAPGGHLLVVGHAPSAHHTQLTDSHRRAMWEAADLLPGLPEGFEAVVVEQRPRSVERDGQRFDIEDSTLLARRTS